The Calditrichota bacterium genome has a window encoding:
- a CDS encoding ferritin, whose product MLSKKMYEILNDQVNHELESEYVYLQLAAWSKAANLEGFYSWMTHQAEEEREHAMKIHDFLIDNGHEVILSGIPQPKLSIKSPIDVFKASLKHEQKISKNIHDCYAMALSEKCYRSQVMLHWFIDEQLEEEATAGSILQKLTDLKDSPSSTYWIDKELKKRGKE is encoded by the coding sequence ATGCTTTCCAAGAAAATGTACGAAATCCTGAATGATCAGGTCAATCACGAACTCGAAAGCGAATACGTGTATTTGCAGCTCGCGGCATGGTCCAAGGCCGCCAACCTTGAAGGGTTTTATAGCTGGATGACCCATCAGGCCGAAGAAGAGCGCGAGCACGCCATGAAGATTCATGACTTCCTGATTGACAACGGTCACGAAGTCATTCTGTCCGGCATCCCGCAGCCCAAGCTCAGCATCAAGAGCCCCATCGACGTGTTCAAGGCTTCTCTGAAGCATGAGCAAAAGATTTCAAAGAACATTCACGATTGCTATGCGATGGCGCTGTCCGAAAAATGCTATCGTTCGCAGGTGATGCTCCACTGGTTCATCGACGAACAGCTCGAAGAAGAAGCCACCGCAGGTTCGATCCTGCAAAAGCTGACGGACCTCAAAGACAGCCCGTCTTCCACGTACTGGATCGACAAAGAACTGAAAAAGCGCGGCAAAGAATAA